A section of the Deltaproteobacteria bacterium genome encodes:
- a CDS encoding Glu/Leu/Phe/Val dehydrogenase, whose product MSYQGGGADFPCTLPFFHLKYRSVKQPGPLSAEWDSPLFRQTQTQLDRAAKFISLDENVHQRLRYPQKVLMVSVPFRLDDQRVTVLPGYRVQHNNALGPFKGGIRYHPGVTLGEVSALAMMMTWKCALVGLPLGGAKGGIRCEPSQMSRNELQRMTRRYTSEIVNFIGPDKDIPAPDMGTNEQVMAWLMDTYSQNHGYAIPSVVTGKPIVIGGSQGRNEATGYGVAYAVMEAAKKLNMKLDQKTRVAVQGFGNVGSFAAQKLEKTGCRIIAVSDSTGGVFNAKGLLPSALMAHKKQKKGLKDFPGGESMTNKELLAVECDILIVSAMEGQITEKIAKNLSCRILAEGANGPTTLKGDAVLEKREDIFLIPDILANAGGVTVSYFEWVQGLQNFFWSAGEVNKKLQEIMAGAFERVHQTSLKRKLSMRQAALITGIERVTQAMLKRGVFP is encoded by the coding sequence ATGTCATATCAAGGGGGCGGCGCTGATTTCCCGTGCACCCTCCCCTTTTTTCATCTAAAATACCGTTCCGTGAAACAACCCGGACCCCTTTCCGCCGAGTGGGATTCCCCCCTCTTTAGACAAACGCAAACCCAGCTTGACCGCGCCGCAAAATTCATTTCCCTGGACGAGAATGTCCATCAGCGCCTCCGCTATCCACAAAAGGTGTTGATGGTCTCCGTCCCCTTCCGGCTGGATGACCAGAGGGTGACGGTTCTCCCCGGCTACCGAGTCCAGCACAACAACGCCCTCGGCCCCTTTAAGGGGGGAATCCGCTACCATCCCGGAGTCACTCTCGGCGAGGTCTCGGCGCTGGCGATGATGATGACCTGGAAGTGCGCCCTCGTGGGCCTCCCTCTCGGGGGAGCCAAAGGGGGAATTCGTTGCGAGCCATCTCAAATGTCGCGGAACGAACTTCAGCGGATGACCCGCCGGTACACCTCGGAGATCGTCAACTTCATCGGCCCCGACAAGGATATCCCCGCCCCCGACATGGGAACCAACGAACAGGTCATGGCCTGGCTGATGGACACCTACAGCCAGAACCACGGCTACGCCATCCCGTCGGTGGTGACCGGAAAGCCGATTGTGATCGGCGGCTCGCAGGGACGAAACGAGGCCACCGGATACGGGGTTGCCTATGCCGTGATGGAAGCGGCCAAAAAATTGAACATGAAACTGGACCAAAAAACGCGCGTGGCGGTGCAGGGGTTCGGGAACGTCGGCTCGTTTGCGGCGCAAAAGCTCGAAAAAACCGGGTGTCGCATCATCGCAGTCAGTGACAGCACGGGGGGCGTTTTTAACGCCAAAGGGCTTCTCCCGTCCGCCCTTATGGCGCACAAGAAACAGAAAAAGGGACTCAAGGATTTCCCCGGCGGCGAATCGATGACCAACAAAGAGTTGCTGGCCGTCGAGTGCGACATTCTGATTGTCTCCGCCATGGAGGGACAGATCACCGAAAAAATTGCGAAAAATCTCTCCTGCCGGATCCTGGCCGAGGGGGCCAACGGCCCCACGACCCTTAAAGGGGATGCCGTTCTGGAAAAAAGGGAGGACATCTTCCTCATCCCCGACATTCTGGCCAACGCCGGCGGCGTGACCGTTTCGTACTTCGAATGGGTTCAGGGACTGCAGAACTTTTTCTGGAGCGCCGGCGAGGTCAACAAAAAACTTCAGGAAATCATGGCGGGCGCCTTCGAGCGGGTCCATCAGACGAGCCTCAAGCGAAAATTATCGATGCGTCAGGCGGCGCTGATCACCGGCATCGAACGGGTCACGCAGGCGATGCTGAAACGGGGAGTTTTTCCGTGA